Proteins co-encoded in one Bradyrhizobium sp. 170 genomic window:
- a CDS encoding YebC/PmpR family DNA-binding transcriptional regulator, whose amino-acid sequence MAGHSQFKNIMHRKGKQDAQKSKLFGKLAREITVAAKLGTPDPAMNPRLRAAVIAARQENMPKDNIERAIKKATGGDSESYDEIRYEGYGPGGVAVIVEALTDNRNRAASDIRSFFAKSGGNLGETGSVAFMFDRTGIIEYDASKASDDAMLDAAIEAGADDVVSSESGHEIYASQETFREVAKALEAKFGEARKAALTWKPQNTIAVDDETGEKLLKLMDLLNEHDDVQNVYANFEISDALVAKMGG is encoded by the coding sequence ATGGCCGGCCATTCCCAGTTCAAGAACATCATGCACCGCAAGGGCAAGCAGGATGCCCAGAAGTCGAAACTGTTCGGCAAGCTGGCGCGGGAAATCACGGTGGCGGCCAAGCTCGGAACCCCGGACCCGGCCATGAACCCGCGGCTGCGCGCGGCCGTGATCGCGGCGCGCCAGGAGAACATGCCGAAGGACAATATCGAGCGCGCCATCAAGAAGGCGACCGGCGGCGACAGCGAGAGCTACGACGAAATCCGCTACGAGGGCTATGGCCCCGGCGGCGTCGCCGTGATCGTCGAGGCGCTGACGGACAACCGCAATCGCGCCGCGTCCGACATCCGTTCCTTCTTCGCCAAGTCCGGCGGCAATCTCGGCGAAACCGGCTCGGTCGCCTTCATGTTCGATCGCACCGGCATCATCGAATATGACGCCAGCAAAGCCTCCGACGACGCCATGCTGGACGCAGCGATCGAAGCCGGCGCCGACGACGTGGTATCAAGCGAAAGCGGCCACGAGATCTACGCCTCGCAGGAAACCTTTCGCGAGGTTGCGAAGGCGCTGGAAGCGAAATTCGGCGAAGCCCGCAAGGCGGCGCTGACCTGGAAGCCGCAGAACACGATCGCGGTCGACGACGAGACCGGCGAGAAGCTGTTGAAGCTGATGGACCTGTTGAACGAGCACGACGACGTCCAGAACGTCTACGCCAATTTCGAGATTTCCGACGCGCTGGTCGCGAAGATGGGCGGGTAG
- the ruvC gene encoding crossover junction endodeoxyribonuclease RuvC yields the protein MTLPPIRQPVRIIGIDPGLRRTGWGVIETEGNRLVFIGCGSVEPPDDLPLASRLLAIHEGLATVLGDFRPAEAAVEQTFVNKDGVATLKLGQARGVAMLAPAMFGIPVAEYAPNQVKKTVVGAGHADKNQIAVMLKILLPKAEPKSTDAADALAIAITHAHHRQGAALRLKVASL from the coding sequence ATGACACTCCCACCGATTCGCCAACCCGTCCGGATCATCGGCATCGACCCCGGCCTGCGCCGCACCGGCTGGGGCGTGATCGAGACCGAGGGCAACCGTCTCGTCTTCATCGGCTGCGGTTCGGTGGAGCCGCCGGACGATCTGCCGCTGGCCAGCCGCCTCCTGGCGATCCACGAGGGGCTCGCCACAGTCCTCGGCGATTTCAGGCCGGCGGAGGCCGCGGTGGAGCAGACTTTTGTGAACAAGGACGGCGTCGCGACGCTGAAGCTCGGCCAGGCGAGGGGCGTCGCCATGCTCGCGCCCGCGATGTTCGGCATTCCGGTTGCGGAGTACGCGCCCAATCAGGTCAAGAAGACCGTGGTCGGCGCGGGACATGCCGACAAGAACCAGATCGCGGTGATGCTGAAGATCCTGCTGCCGAAAGCCGAGCCGAAATCCACCGATGCCGCGGACGCGCTCGCAATCGCGATTACGCATGCCCATCACCGCCAGGGCGCAGCGCTGCGGCTGAAGGTGGCCAGCCTATGA
- the ruvA gene encoding Holliday junction branch migration protein RuvA, whose protein sequence is MIGKLKGLIDSYGEDYVILDVGGVGYQVHCSTRTLQALPSPGEAAVLSIETYVREDQIKLFGFRSDLEREWFRLLQTVQGVGAKVALAVLSTLPPAELANAIALRDKAAVSRTPGVGPKVAERIVSELKDKAPAFANVDPAVVHLAGAIDDQRAPRPVTDAISALVNLGYGQPQAAAAIAAASRSAGENAETAQLIRLGLKELAK, encoded by the coding sequence ATGATCGGCAAACTGAAAGGCCTGATCGACTCCTACGGCGAGGACTACGTGATCCTCGACGTCGGCGGTGTCGGCTATCAGGTGCATTGCTCGACGCGCACGCTGCAGGCGCTGCCGTCGCCCGGCGAGGCGGCGGTGCTCTCTATCGAAACCTATGTCCGCGAGGACCAGATAAAACTGTTCGGTTTCCGCAGCGACCTCGAGCGCGAATGGTTTCGCCTGTTGCAGACCGTGCAGGGCGTCGGCGCCAAGGTCGCACTCGCGGTGCTCTCGACGCTGCCGCCGGCCGAACTCGCCAATGCCATCGCGCTGCGCGACAAGGCCGCGGTGTCGCGCACGCCGGGCGTCGGCCCGAAAGTTGCCGAACGCATCGTCAGCGAGCTGAAAGACAAGGCGCCGGCGTTCGCCAATGTCGATCCCGCCGTGGTGCACCTTGCCGGCGCGATCGACGATCAGCGCGCGCCGCGCCCGGTCACCGACGCGATCTCCGCGCTGGTCAATCTCGGCTACGGCCAGCCGCAGGCCGCCGCCGCCATCGCGGCCGCCTCGCGCAGCGCGGGTGAGAATGCGGAGACGGCGCAGCTTATTCGCTTGGGGCTGAAGGAGCTCGCGAAGTGA
- a CDS encoding cytidine deaminase → MLSNNDEELIAVATEAISQRYRNKWQEVGAAMRTRDGRIVTGVNIDAYIGRIAVCAEAIAIGRAITETGDHGIETIVAVRHPKPGEPGKIAVVSPCGICRELIHDYDANARVIVPDNGRAPKVVTIGELLPNKYKRGSE, encoded by the coding sequence ATGCTGAGCAACAACGACGAGGAACTGATCGCCGTCGCCACCGAAGCTATCAGCCAGCGCTATCGCAACAAGTGGCAGGAGGTGGGCGCCGCCATGCGCACCCGCGACGGCCGTATCGTCACCGGCGTGAATATCGACGCCTATATCGGCCGGATCGCGGTCTGCGCCGAAGCGATCGCCATCGGCCGTGCCATCACCGAAACCGGCGACCACGGTATCGAAACCATCGTCGCCGTGCGTCACCCCAAGCCCGGTGAGCCCGGCAAGATCGCGGTGGTCTCGCCCTGCGGCATCTGTCGCGAACTGATCCACGACTATGACGCCAACGCGCGGGTCATCGTCCCCGACAACGGCCGTGCGCCGAAAGTCGTGACCATCGGCGAACTCCTGCCCAACAAGTACAAGCGGGGCAGTGAGTGA
- the ruvB gene encoding Holliday junction branch migration DNA helicase RuvB, with translation MNPPPRIVTPERRSDDVGDTALRPQLLSEFVGQAQARKNLSIFIEAARKRGEALDHVLFVGPPGLGKTTLAQIVARELGVGFRATSGPVIAKAGDLAALLTNLEERDVLFIDEIHRLSPAVEEVLYPAMEDFQLDLIIGEGPAARSVKIDLAKFTLVGATTRAGLLTNPLRDRFGIPVRLNFYTEEELEKIVTRGARVLNIGMTPDGANEIARRARGTPRIAGRLLRRVRDFASAADASSIDRAIADHALSALEVDAAGLDAMDRRYLTTIALNYGGGPVGVETMAAALSEPRDAIEDIIEPFLIQCGYLQRTPRGRLLTSHAFRHLGLAEPARDPAQFGLFGNGDSDED, from the coding sequence ATGAATCCTCCCCCCCGCATCGTTACCCCCGAGCGCCGTTCCGACGATGTCGGCGACACCGCGCTGCGTCCGCAATTGCTGTCCGAGTTCGTCGGGCAGGCGCAGGCGCGCAAGAATCTCTCGATCTTCATCGAGGCCGCGCGCAAGCGGGGCGAGGCGCTGGATCACGTGCTGTTCGTCGGTCCTCCCGGCCTCGGCAAGACCACGCTGGCGCAGATCGTCGCCCGCGAACTCGGCGTCGGCTTTCGCGCCACTTCCGGTCCCGTCATTGCAAAAGCCGGCGATCTCGCGGCGCTGCTCACCAATCTCGAAGAGCGCGACGTCCTGTTCATCGACGAAATCCATCGCCTCAGCCCGGCGGTCGAGGAAGTGCTCTATCCCGCGATGGAAGACTTTCAGCTCGACCTCATCATCGGCGAAGGTCCGGCGGCACGCTCGGTCAAGATCGATCTCGCAAAGTTCACGCTCGTCGGCGCCACCACGCGCGCAGGGCTGTTGACCAATCCGTTGCGCGACCGCTTTGGCATTCCGGTGCGGCTGAATTTCTACACCGAGGAAGAGCTGGAGAAGATCGTCACCCGCGGCGCGCGCGTGCTCAATATCGGCATGACGCCCGATGGCGCCAACGAGATCGCGCGCCGCGCCCGCGGCACGCCGCGCATCGCCGGCCGCCTGCTCCGCCGCGTGCGCGACTTTGCCTCCGCAGCCGACGCAAGCTCCATCGACCGCGCCATCGCCGACCACGCGCTGAGCGCGCTGGAGGTCGATGCCGCCGGCCTCGACGCCATGGACCGGCGCTATCTCACGACGATCGCGCTGAACTACGGCGGCGGGCCGGTCGGCGTCGAGACCATGGCGGCGGCACTGTCGGAGCCGCGCGACGCCATCGAGGACATCATCGAGCCGTTCCTGATCCAGTGCGGCTATTTGCAGCGTACCCCGCGCGGCAGGCTCCTGACCTCGCACGCCTTCCGCCATCTCGGCCTCGCCGAGCCCGCGCGCGATCCCGCGCAGTTCGGCCTGTTCGGCAACGGCGACAGCGACGAAGATTGA
- a CDS encoding DUF6869 domain-containing protein, which produces MGSTEDADMLALIAAAPELATPDDTEIFLDAMSISELASMWGTLQRLSRRDKTGAAWSAFPYFDHLPHKRPDRAFDLALEVLRSEPDKPTVMQLNDKFMLSLLYAHGAAVIGRIEAEAEHNARLRWLLGGIRFGPDEPFKSRIEAIANTKAYRRDERARRTPKHPLDCEAMSVPELARAWVEQYSKSERDRDDNFFAMMDYERDLREEYPDKAIDLTVEILKNETNPVMLSLLAAGPLEDVISMETIDRIEREASANKRFRDLLGGVWYYRAPDELKACLDALVGQHRW; this is translated from the coding sequence ATGGGTTCGACCGAAGACGCTGACATGCTGGCGCTCATCGCGGCGGCGCCGGAACTGGCGACGCCCGACGATACCGAAATTTTTCTCGACGCCATGTCGATCTCCGAGCTCGCCTCGATGTGGGGCACGCTGCAGCGCCTGAGCCGACGCGACAAGACTGGCGCCGCCTGGTCGGCGTTCCCCTATTTCGACCATCTGCCGCACAAGCGGCCGGATCGCGCGTTCGACCTCGCGCTGGAAGTGTTGCGCTCCGAACCCGACAAGCCGACGGTGATGCAGCTCAACGACAAGTTCATGCTGTCGCTGCTCTATGCGCATGGCGCTGCCGTGATCGGCCGGATCGAAGCCGAGGCGGAACATAATGCGCGGCTGCGCTGGTTGCTCGGCGGAATTCGCTTTGGACCCGACGAGCCGTTCAAGAGCCGCATCGAGGCAATCGCCAATACCAAGGCTTACCGTCGTGATGAACGCGCGCGCCGGACGCCAAAACATCCGCTGGATTGCGAAGCCATGTCGGTGCCGGAACTGGCGCGCGCCTGGGTCGAGCAATATTCGAAATCCGAGCGCGACCGCGACGACAATTTCTTCGCCATGATGGACTACGAGCGCGATCTGCGGGAGGAGTACCCCGATAAGGCAATCGACCTCACCGTCGAAATCCTTAAGAATGAGACCAACCCGGTGATGCTGTCGCTGCTCGCCGCCGGTCCGCTCGAGGACGTCATCAGCATGGAAACGATCGACCGGATCGAGCGCGAGGCTTCTGCGAACAAGCGCTTCCGTGATCTGCTCGGCGGCGTCTGGTATTACCGCGCGCCCGACGAGCTGAAGGCGTGTCTGGATGCGCTGGTGGGGCAGCACCGCTGGTGA
- a CDS encoding metallophosphoesterase, translated as MLTRRHFLKAMGGLGALGVSTTAYGFSAPLLRLRVVRYDLSPPQWPAGLKLRIAAIADLHACDPWMSLDHVQEIVERTNALKPDIVVMLGDYVAGHRKVTRFIPDAEWARVLAGLKAPLGVHAVLGNHDWWEDKEVQRHGQGLPSAGRALEAAGIPVYENDAKKLSKNGHSFWLAGLGDQLAYIPARRFRPLKRIGVDDLGATLAKITDDAPVVLMAHEPDIARRVPSRVALQLSGHTHGGQVRMLGWSPISPSGQQLAYGHIRMNCDVVVSGGLGCSIMPFRLGVPPEIVLVTLGAARPAVA; from the coding sequence ATGTTAACTCGCCGTCATTTTCTGAAAGCCATGGGTGGATTGGGCGCGCTCGGCGTCTCGACCACCGCCTACGGATTCAGCGCCCCGCTCCTGCGGCTTCGCGTCGTCCGGTACGACCTTTCTCCGCCGCAATGGCCGGCAGGGTTGAAGCTCAGGATCGCAGCGATCGCCGACCTCCATGCCTGCGATCCCTGGATGTCGCTCGATCATGTCCAGGAGATCGTCGAACGCACCAATGCGCTCAAGCCTGACATCGTCGTCATGCTCGGCGACTATGTGGCCGGACACCGCAAGGTGACACGCTTCATTCCCGATGCCGAATGGGCGCGGGTACTCGCCGGCCTGAAGGCGCCGCTTGGAGTGCACGCCGTGCTCGGCAATCACGATTGGTGGGAAGACAAGGAAGTGCAGCGCCACGGGCAGGGATTGCCGTCCGCAGGCCGCGCGCTGGAGGCCGCCGGTATTCCGGTTTACGAAAACGACGCGAAGAAGCTCTCTAAGAACGGCCATTCGTTCTGGCTGGCCGGTCTCGGCGACCAGCTGGCGTATATACCGGCGCGCCGCTTCAGGCCGCTCAAGCGCATCGGCGTCGACGATCTCGGCGCGACGCTGGCGAAAATCACCGACGACGCGCCGGTGGTTTTGATGGCGCATGAGCCCGACATAGCGAGGCGCGTGCCCTCGCGCGTGGCGCTGCAGCTCTCCGGGCATACCCATGGCGGCCAGGTGCGCATGCTGGGCTGGTCGCCGATCTCGCCGTCCGGGCAGCAGCTCGCCTATGGCCACATCCGCATGAACTGCGACGTCGTGGTCTCCGGCGGCCTCGGCTGCAGCATCATGCCGTTCCGTCTCGGGGTACCACCGGAAATCGTGCTGGTGACGCTGGGCGCGGCGAGGCCGGCGGTGGCGTAG
- the ybgC gene encoding tol-pal system-associated acyl-CoA thioesterase: MTSPILDGEIRDGRHHMQVRVYYEDTDFSGIVYHANYLRFMERGRTNHLRLMGASQHALFEQAQEETPGFAFVVRSMQLDFLRPARMDDVLDVVTWPVAVKGASITLAQEVRRGDEVLVKAAVRVAFISEGRAQPIPKSLRQLMKADLASD; the protein is encoded by the coding sequence GTGACATCACCCATTCTCGACGGCGAGATCCGTGACGGCCGCCATCACATGCAGGTCCGCGTCTATTACGAGGACACCGATTTTTCCGGCATCGTCTATCACGCCAATTACCTGCGCTTCATGGAGCGCGGGCGCACCAATCATCTCCGTCTGATGGGCGCGTCGCAGCATGCGCTGTTCGAACAGGCGCAGGAGGAGACGCCGGGCTTTGCCTTCGTGGTGCGCTCGATGCAGCTCGATTTCCTGCGGCCGGCGCGGATGGACGACGTGCTCGACGTGGTGACATGGCCGGTCGCGGTGAAGGGCGCTTCGATCACGCTGGCGCAGGAGGTGCGGCGCGGCGACGAGGTGCTGGTCAAGGCCGCGGTGCGCGTCGCCTTCATCAGCGAGGGCCGGGCGCAGCCGATCCCGAAATCGCTGCGGCAGTTGATGAAGGCCGATCTGGCGTCGGATTGA
- a CDS encoding nuclear transport factor 2 family protein: protein MSRPPLPPFTRETAAQKARMAEDAWNSRDPVRVSLAYTEDSRWRNRAEFFQGRDAIVEFLTRKWAREYDYRLIKDLWAFDQNRIAVRFQYEWHDDAGQWHRSYGNEQWEFDEHGLMRRREASINDIAIKESERRFHWPAPGPRPADVAGLSGNPL from the coding sequence ATGTCGCGTCCGCCGCTGCCGCCCTTTACCCGCGAAACCGCCGCCCAGAAGGCGCGCATGGCGGAAGACGCCTGGAATTCGCGCGATCCGGTGCGGGTGTCGCTGGCCTATACCGAGGACAGCCGCTGGCGTAACCGCGCCGAATTCTTCCAGGGGCGCGATGCGATCGTCGAATTCCTCACCCGCAAATGGGCTAGGGAGTACGACTATCGCCTGATCAAGGATCTCTGGGCGTTCGACCAGAACCGCATCGCGGTGCGCTTCCAGTATGAATGGCACGACGATGCCGGGCAGTGGCATCGCTCCTATGGCAACGAGCAATGGGAGTTCGACGAACACGGCCTGATGCGGCGGCGCGAGGCCAGCATCAACGATATCGCCATCAAGGAGAGCGAGCGACGCTTCCACTGGCCGGCGCCGGGGCCGCGCCCGGCCGATGTCGCGGGCTTAAGCGGGAACCCGCTGTGA
- a CDS encoding TetR/AcrR family transcriptional regulator, giving the protein MLKKGVERSQVLRALGEVFRAHGYEGASLTLITEATGLGKGSLYHLFPGGKEQMATEVLADIDGWFELNIYAPLREASDPARAVAAMIAGVDQYFHSGDRVCLVGLVALGAARDTFATSVDDYFARWQVALASLLRRSGLSRSQAQRRAEDALLTIQGALVLARARNDAGIFRRALSDLTARLLAPPV; this is encoded by the coding sequence ATGCTGAAGAAGGGCGTCGAGCGCAGCCAAGTGTTGCGCGCGCTCGGCGAGGTGTTTCGCGCGCATGGCTATGAGGGGGCCTCGCTGACGCTGATCACCGAGGCCACCGGGCTCGGCAAGGGCAGCCTCTATCACCTCTTCCCCGGCGGCAAGGAGCAGATGGCCACCGAGGTGCTGGCCGACATCGACGGCTGGTTCGAACTCAATATCTATGCGCCGTTGCGCGAGGCCTCCGACCCTGCGCGCGCCGTCGCTGCGATGATCGCAGGCGTCGACCAGTATTTTCATTCCGGCGATCGTGTCTGTCTGGTCGGGCTGGTGGCGCTCGGGGCGGCGCGCGATACGTTTGCTACAAGCGTCGATGATTATTTTGCGCGCTGGCAGGTTGCGCTGGCGTCACTGCTGCGGCGGTCCGGATTGAGCAGGAGCCAGGCGCAGCGCCGCGCGGAGGATGCGCTGTTGACCATCCAGGGCGCGCTGGTGCTGGCACGGGCGCGCAACGACGCCGGAATCTTTCGCCGGGCGTTGAGCGATCTGACGGCGCGGTTGCTGGCGCCGCCAGTCTGA
- a CDS encoding glutathione binding-like protein, giving the protein MDLYFSPLACSLATRIALYEAGAEANYLEVDPKTKVVQKDGSDFRAVNPLGLVPTLRTDDGTVLTENAAILQYVADRFPNAGISAASAEERSRLHQWLCFIGTELHKALFVPLLDKTAPQEAKTYALTKNLSRLDYLENYLKGREFLLDHFSVADAYLVTIINWTMATPPVELAKWPVVKAYYERLRARPSIAKAVAEEFEMYKAELARHKAAA; this is encoded by the coding sequence ATGGATCTCTATTTCTCGCCGCTCGCCTGCTCGCTGGCGACCCGGATTGCGCTGTATGAAGCCGGCGCTGAGGCCAACTATCTCGAAGTCGATCCCAAGACCAAGGTGGTGCAGAAGGACGGCTCGGACTTCCGCGCCGTCAACCCGCTCGGACTGGTGCCGACGCTGCGCACCGACGACGGAACGGTGCTGACCGAGAATGCCGCGATCCTGCAATATGTCGCCGACCGTTTTCCAAACGCCGGCATCTCGGCCGCCTCGGCTGAGGAGCGCAGCCGCCTGCATCAATGGCTCTGCTTCATCGGCACCGAACTGCACAAGGCGCTGTTCGTGCCGCTGCTCGACAAGACGGCGCCGCAGGAGGCGAAGACATACGCGCTGACCAAGAACCTGTCGCGGCTCGACTATCTCGAGAACTACCTGAAGGGCCGTGAATTCCTGCTCGATCACTTCAGCGTCGCCGATGCCTATCTCGTCACCATCATCAACTGGACGATGGCGACGCCGCCGGTCGAACTGGCGAAATGGCCTGTCGTGAAGGCCTATTACGAGCGGCTGCGCGCGCGGCCGAGCATCGCGAAGGCGGTCGCCGAGGAGTTCGAGATGTACAAGGCCGAACTCGCGCGGCACAAGGCGGCGGCGTAA
- a CDS encoding TetR/AcrR family transcriptional regulator: MVQKSKKPRVTKIDDPVAPKRRGRPRAYEPDVALGKALDLFRKDGFAATSLDDLSAATGMNRPSLYGAFGDKRELFIKSYRRYREDARVAMGDVFRDELPIRRRLERIYAVALDIYLSGESGPRGCFTVMTAASEAVHDPDIRAMVLEGFTQLDKAFAACFRIAKEKGELPASADAVVLAQLASATIHTIAIRARARTPRKELEAIVNGALDVMLGTAK, translated from the coding sequence ATGGTACAAAAAAGTAAAAAGCCGCGTGTGACGAAGATCGACGACCCCGTGGCGCCCAAGCGCAGGGGCCGCCCGCGCGCCTATGAGCCGGACGTGGCGCTCGGCAAGGCGCTCGATCTGTTTCGCAAGGATGGATTCGCAGCGACGTCGCTCGACGATCTCTCCGCCGCCACCGGCATGAACCGGCCGAGCCTCTACGGGGCGTTCGGCGACAAGCGCGAGCTGTTCATCAAGAGTTACCGGCGCTACCGCGAGGACGCTCGGGTGGCGATGGGCGACGTCTTCCGTGACGAGCTGCCGATCCGCCGGCGGCTCGAGCGGATCTATGCGGTGGCGCTCGACATCTATTTGTCCGGCGAATCCGGTCCGCGCGGCTGCTTTACGGTCATGACCGCGGCCTCCGAGGCGGTGCACGATCCCGATATCCGCGCCATGGTGCTGGAAGGCTTCACCCAACTCGACAAGGCTTTTGCTGCCTGTTTCCGGATCGCCAAGGAGAAGGGCGAGCTGCCGGCGAGCGCCGACGCGGTCGTGCTGGCGCAACTTGCCTCCGCCACCATTCACACCATCGCGATCCGCGCCCGCGCCCGGACGCCGCGCAAGGAGCTGGAGGCGATTGTGAACGGAGCGCTCGATGTGATGCTCGGGACGGCGAAATAA
- a CDS encoding VOC family protein yields MTTVQIVTPHLVVRDANAALEFYKKALGAIETVRMPAEDGKRLMHSEIQVNGARIFVMDDFPEHRGSHGVDAVFPPDQIKGTSVTMHLEVENCDAAVKRAKEAGATVTLEPWDSFWGARYARIMDPFGHSWSFAHALPAKG; encoded by the coding sequence ATGACTACCGTCCAGATCGTCACCCCCCATCTCGTCGTCCGCGACGCCAATGCCGCGCTCGAATTCTACAAGAAGGCGCTTGGTGCCATCGAAACCGTCCGGATGCCGGCCGAGGACGGCAAGCGGCTGATGCATTCGGAAATTCAGGTCAATGGTGCGCGAATATTCGTCATGGACGACTTTCCCGAGCATCGCGGCTCCCATGGCGTCGATGCGGTGTTTCCGCCGGACCAGATCAAGGGCACGTCGGTGACCATGCATCTCGAAGTCGAGAACTGCGACGCCGCGGTGAAACGCGCCAAGGAGGCCGGCGCCACCGTCACGCTCGAGCCGTGGGACTCGTTCTGGGGCGCGCGCTACGCCCGCATCATGGACCCGTTCGGCCATTCCTGGAGTTTTGCGCACGCGCTACCGGCGAAGGGGTGA
- a CDS encoding glyoxylate/hydroxypyruvate reductase A, whose translation MNKGALALLVHGGTENWSPQRWKSRFDDVCEGRRVLLLPDASFDPAEVHYAAVWKPHPGELAAFPNLRVIFNLGAGVDALMADRSLPDVPLVRVAVTDLTARMTEYVVLHVLMHHRQEPYLRESQREKRWAPKSQWAAGAVTVGIMGLGTLGADAADVLKRLGFRVAGWSRSPKTIDGIDCFHGEQQFDAFLQRTDILVCLLPLTPETRHILNRALFEKLNRKSPLGAPVLINAGRGALQNEADILQCLDDGTLSGASLDVYATEPLPVDSRFWTHPKVVLTPHNAADTDPDEISKYVAQQIARFEAGGALENVVDRGRGY comes from the coding sequence ATGAACAAGGGGGCGCTCGCGCTGCTGGTGCATGGCGGAACGGAAAACTGGTCGCCGCAGCGCTGGAAGAGCCGGTTCGACGACGTCTGCGAGGGGCGCCGCGTGCTGTTGCTGCCGGATGCCTCGTTCGATCCCGCGGAGGTGCATTACGCTGCGGTGTGGAAGCCGCATCCGGGCGAACTTGCTGCCTTCCCCAATCTGCGCGTCATCTTCAATCTCGGCGCCGGCGTCGATGCACTGATGGCCGATCGTTCATTGCCCGACGTACCGCTGGTGCGCGTGGCCGTCACCGACCTCACCGCACGAATGACCGAATATGTCGTGCTGCATGTGCTGATGCACCACCGGCAGGAGCCCTACTTGCGGGAGTCGCAGCGCGAAAAGCGCTGGGCGCCGAAATCGCAATGGGCGGCGGGCGCTGTTACGGTCGGCATCATGGGGCTGGGCACGCTCGGGGCTGACGCGGCCGATGTGCTCAAGCGCCTGGGCTTTCGCGTCGCGGGCTGGAGCCGGAGCCCGAAGACGATCGACGGCATCGATTGCTTTCATGGCGAGCAGCAGTTCGACGCGTTCCTGCAGCGGACCGACATCCTGGTCTGCCTTTTGCCGCTGACGCCGGAGACACGGCACATTCTCAACCGGGCACTGTTTGAGAAACTGAATCGCAAAAGTCCGCTCGGCGCGCCGGTGCTGATCAATGCCGGCCGCGGGGCCTTGCAGAACGAAGCCGACATCCTGCAATGCCTCGACGACGGCACGCTCAGTGGCGCCTCGCTCGACGTTTACGCCACCGAGCCGCTCCCCGTGGACAGCCGGTTCTGGACCCATCCGAAGGTGGTGCTGACCCCGCACAACGCCGCCGACACCGATCCCGACGAAATATCGAAATATGTCGCGCAGCAGATCGCGCGCTTCGAGGCCGGCGGCGCGCTGGAGAATGTGGTGGACCGTGGGCGGGGGTATTAA
- a CDS encoding YciI family protein — protein MLYAILCYHDEDTVGSWTKEQDAAVMNKLAVVQDKLAKQGRLGPVARLLPTTAATTLRKDDPPLVLDGPYAETKEQLLGFYLVDCKDLDAALDVARDLGAANPGGAYEIRPVGQFVPGSVQP, from the coding sequence ATGCTTTACGCCATCCTTTGCTATCACGACGAAGACACCGTCGGTTCCTGGACCAAGGAACAGGACGCCGCGGTCATGAACAAGCTTGCCGTCGTGCAGGACAAACTCGCCAAGCAGGGCCGGCTCGGTCCGGTCGCGCGGCTGTTGCCGACCACGGCTGCGACCACGCTGCGCAAGGACGATCCGCCGCTGGTGCTCGACGGCCCCTATGCCGAAACCAAGGAACAGTTGCTTGGCTTCTATCTCGTCGACTGCAAGGACCTCGACGCAGCGCTCGACGTCGCCCGCGATCTCGGCGCGGCCAATCCCGGCGGTGCCTACGAGATCCGTCCCGTCGGCCAGTTTGTGCCGGGGAGTGTGCAGCCGTGA